The genomic stretch AGCACTTGGACGAAACATGAAGGTTGCCTTCATGCCTTGGAAAGGATATAACTTTGAGGATGCAATTGTAATCTCTGAAAAAGTAGTTCGTGAAGACATCTTTACGTCTATTCACATTGACGAATACTCAATGGATGTAAGAGATACAAAATTAGGAGCTGAAGAATTAACCAATGACATTCCAAACGTTTCAGAAGAAGCTACAAAAGATTTAGATGAAAATGGAATGATTAGAGTTGGAGCTGAAGTAAAACCTGGCGACATTCTAATTGGTAAAATTACTCCAAAAGGAGAATCAGATCCTACACCAGAAGAAAAATTATTACGTGCAATCTTTGGAGACAAAGCAGGTGATGTAAAAGATGCTTCATTAAAAGCGTCTCCATCATTACACGGAGTTGTAATTAATAAAAAATTATTCGCAAGAGCAATCAAAGACAAGCGTAAAAGAGCGAAAGACAAAGAGGAAATCGCAACTTTAGAACTTGAATACACCACTAAATTCGGAGAATTAAGAGAAGTATTAATTGATAAATTATTTACGCTCGTTAATGGTAAAACTTCTCAAGGAGTTCAAAATGATCTTGGAGAAGAAGTATTGCCAAAAGGGAAAAAGTTTACACTAAAAATGTTAAACGCAGTAGAAGATTACGCGCATTTAACAGGAGGAACTTGGACTACTGACGATGTTACAAATACTGCAATTGCAGATTTAGTACACAACTATAAAATCAAACTTAATGACCTTCAAGGAGCATTAAGAAGAGATAAATTTACAATATCAGTTGGAGATGAATTACCAGCAGGAATTTTAAAACTAGCTAAAGTTTACATCGCTAAAAAACGTAAACTAAAAGTAGGTGATAAAATGGCAGGTCGTCACGGAAACAAAGGTATTGTAGCTCGTATTGTTCGTCAAGAAGATATGCCTTTCTTGGAAGATGGTACGCCAGTAGATATCGTATTAAATCCATTAGGAGTACCTTCTCGTATGAATATCGGTCAAATTTATGAAACGGTATTAGGATGGGCAGGAGAAAAACTAGATAAAAAATATGCTACGCCAATCTTTGATGGTGCTTCATTAGATCAAATTAATGAAATCACTGACGAAGCTGGTGTTCCAAGATTTGGACATACATACTTATATGATGGTGGAACAGGAGAACGTTTCGATCAGCCGGCAACGGTAGGTATTATTTACATGCTGAAACTAGGACACATGGTAGATGACAAAATGCACGCACGTTCCATAGGACCATATTCATTAATTACGCAACAACCATTAGGTGGTAAAGCACAATTTGGTGGACAACGTTTTGGAGAAATGGAAGTTTGGGCATTAGAAGCATATGGAGCATCTAGCACACTAAGAGAAATACTGACTGTAAAATCTGATGATGTAATTGGTAGAGCCAAAACTTACGAAGCTATCGTAAAAGGGGAACCAATGCCAGAACCAGGATTACCTGAATCATTCAATGTATTAATGCATGAATTGAAAGGTCTTGGATTAGACATTAGATTAGAGGAATAATTATAAACGCCGTGTAACTTTTTGTTGCACGGCTATAAGTACACATAATTCATTATCAACCATTAGTATGGCAAGAAATAGAGATAAGAATACTGTAAAGAGATTTAATAAAATCTCGATAGGTTTAGCCTCTCCGGAGTCTATATTAGGAGCTTCAAAAGGTGAAGTCCTAAAACCTGAAACAATCAACTATCGTACACACAAACCTGAGCGTGACGGATTATTCTGTGAGCGTATCTTCGGTCCTGTAAAGGATTACGAATGTGCTTGTGGTAAATACAAAAGAATTCGCTACAAAGGAATCGTATGTGACCGATGTGGTGTTGAAGTAACAGAAAAAAAAGTACGTAGAGATAGAGTTGGACATATCAACCTTGTAGTGCCAGTTGCACACATTTGGTATTTCCGTTCGTTACCAAACAAAATTGGATACCTTTTAGGATTACCATCTAAGAAATTAGACATGATTATTTACTACGAACGTTATGTAGTAATTCAGCCAGGTGAAGCTAAAAATGAAGAAGGTGAGCCAGTTCAAAAAATGGATTTCCTTACGGAAGAAGAATACTTAAATATTCTTGAATCGCTTCCACAAGAAAATCTATATCTAGACGATAAAGATCCTAAGAAATTTATCGCTAAAATGGGTGCTGAATGTTTAATTGAATTATTATCTAGAATTGATTTAGATCAATTATCATTCGATTTAAGACACAAAGCAAACAACGAAACATCTAAGCAACGTAAAACGGAAGCGTTAAAGCGTTTGCAAGTTGTTGAAGCGTTACGTGATGCGAACAAAAATCGTGAAAACCGTCCGGAATGGATGATCATGAAAGTTGTTCCTGTAATTCCACCAGAATTACGCCCGTTAGTACCACTTGATGGTGGTCGTTTTGCAACGTCTGATTTAAATGATTTATACCGTAGAGTAATTATCAGAAACAATCGTTTAAAAAGATTAATGGAGATCAAAGCTCCAGAAGTAATCTTGCGTAACGAGAAGCGTATGCTTCAAGAATCTGTAGATTCATTATTCGATAACACGCGTAAATCATCAGCAGTAAAAACAGATTCTAACAGACCGTTAAAATCATTATCTGATTCCTTAAAAGGTAAGCAAGGACGTTTCCGTCAAAACTTACTTGGAAAACGTGTGGATTATTCTGCGCGTTCAGTAATTGTTGTAGGTCCAGAATTAAAATTATCTGAATGTGGATTGCCTAAAAATATGGCAGCAGAACTTTACAAGCCTTTCGTAATTAGAAAACTAATTGAAAGAGGAATTGTAAAAACTGTAAAATCTGCAAAGAAAATTATAGACAAGAAAGAACCAGTAGTTTGGGACATTCTTGACAACGTTATTAAAGGTCATCCAGTATTACTAAACCGTGCGCCTACGTTGCACAGACTTGGTATACAGGCGTTTCAGCCAAAGCTAATTGAAGGAAAAGCAATTCAGTTGCATCCATTAGTATGTACAGCATTCAACGCCGATTTTGATGGAGATCAAATGGCAGTTCATTTACCATTAGGACCAGAAGCAATCTTAGAAGCACAACTATTAATGTTAGCTTCTCACAACATTCTGAATCCAGCAAATGGTTCGCCAATTACAGTACCTTCACAAGATATGGTACTTGGTTTATACTATATGACGAAGTTGCGTAAATCTACTCCAGAAAGAAAAATTGTTGGTGAAGGTTTAACATTCTACTCTGCAGAAGAAGTAGTAATGGCGTACAATGAGAAAAAAATAGAGTTAAATGCTTCGATGAAAATTAGAGCAATGGACTTTAATGAAGAAGGAAAATTAGTTCCGCAAATTATCGAAACAACTGTTGGACGTGTACTTTTTAACGAAAAAGTTCCAGCAGCAGCAGGTTATATCAATAAAGTATTAACGAAAAAATCGTTACGTAATATTATTGGTGATATTTTAAGAGTTACTGATATTCCTACGACAGCAGATTTCTTAGATGAAATTAAAGGTCTTGGATACGGATTTGCCTTTAGAGGTGGATTATCATTCAGTTTAGGAGATATTATCATTCCAAAAGAAAAGCAATCGTTAATTGACAATGCTAACAAAGAGGTTGATAAAATTACCGCAAGTTATAACATGGGATTAATTACCAATAACGAGCGTTACAACCAAGTAATTGACAGATGGACAACAACGAATGCAAACCTTACGGAGTTGTCTATGAAGCACATTAGTGAAGATCAACAAGGATTTAACTCTGTGTATATGATGCTTGATTCTGGAGCCCGTGGTTCTAAAGAGCAGATTCGTCAGTTAACTGGTATGCGTGGATTAATGGCGAAGCCGAAAAAATCGACTGCCGGTGGTGGAGAAATTATTGAAAACCCAATTCTTTCTAACTTTAAAGAAGGATTATCGATCTTAGAATACTTTATCTCTACGCACGGTGCGCGTAAAGGTCTTGCCGATACCGCATTAAAAACTGCCGATGCAGGATACTTAACACGTCGTTTAGTAGATGTATCTCAAGATGTAATTGTGAACATTCATGATTGTGAAACATTACGAGGTGTAGATGTAATGGCATTAAAGAAAAATGAAGATGTTGTAGAGCCATTAAAAGAACGTATTCTTGGTAGAGTTGCATTGCAAAATGTATACAATCCATTAACAGAAGATGTTTTAGTAGAAGCTGGACAAGAAATTTCAGAAGAAATAGCTCAAATTATAGAAGACTCACCAGTAGAATCAGTAGAAGTAAGATCACCATTAACATGTGAAGCGAAAAAAGGTATTTGCGCAAAATGTTACGGAAGAAACCTTTCTACTAACAAAATGGTTCAAATTGGAGAAGCTGTTGGAGTTGTAGCTGCACAATCTATTGGAGAACCAGGTACACAGTTAACGCTACGTACGTTCCACCTTGGAGGAGTTGCAGGTAACATTTCTGATGAAAACCAATTACTTGCTAAATTTGGCGGTGTTGCTGAAATAGAAGAACTAAAAACAGTGAAAGCTGAAGCTAGTGATGGGAAAATTACGAATGTTGTAATTTCTCGTACTTCTGAAATTAAAGTAATCGACAAGAAAACAGGAATCACTTTAAGTACAAATAATATTTCTTATGGTTCAACAATCTTTGTGAAAAACGGAGATGTTGTGAAAGCAGGAGATGTTATTACACAATGGGATCCATATAACGGATCTATTATCTCTGAATTTGGAGGTAAAATTCAATTTGAAAACATTGAACAAGGTATTACGTTCCAAGTAGAAATTGATGAGCAAACAGGATTCCAAGAAAAAGTAATCTCTGAATCTAGAAATAAAAAATTAATACCAACGCTACAAATCCTTGATAAAAAAGGAGAAATTCAACGTTCATACAACTTACCAGTAGGTTCTCACTTAATGGTAGAAGACAATGAAAAAATTGAAGTAGGTAAAGTATTAGTAAAAATACCACGTAAGTCATCCAAAACTGGAGATATTACAGGAGGTTTGCCACGTGTAACAGAATTATTTGAAGCGCGTAATCCTTCTAATCCAGCGGTAGTTTCTGAAATTGATGGAGTCATTTCTTTTGGTAAAATTAAAAGAGGTAACCGTGAAATCATTGTAGAATCTAAATTTGAAGACGTTCGGAAGTATTTAGTAAAATTATCTAAT from Kordia antarctica encodes the following:
- the rpoC gene encoding DNA-directed RNA polymerase subunit beta', translating into MARNRDKNTVKRFNKISIGLASPESILGASKGEVLKPETINYRTHKPERDGLFCERIFGPVKDYECACGKYKRIRYKGIVCDRCGVEVTEKKVRRDRVGHINLVVPVAHIWYFRSLPNKIGYLLGLPSKKLDMIIYYERYVVIQPGEAKNEEGEPVQKMDFLTEEEYLNILESLPQENLYLDDKDPKKFIAKMGAECLIELLSRIDLDQLSFDLRHKANNETSKQRKTEALKRLQVVEALRDANKNRENRPEWMIMKVVPVIPPELRPLVPLDGGRFATSDLNDLYRRVIIRNNRLKRLMEIKAPEVILRNEKRMLQESVDSLFDNTRKSSAVKTDSNRPLKSLSDSLKGKQGRFRQNLLGKRVDYSARSVIVVGPELKLSECGLPKNMAAELYKPFVIRKLIERGIVKTVKSAKKIIDKKEPVVWDILDNVIKGHPVLLNRAPTLHRLGIQAFQPKLIEGKAIQLHPLVCTAFNADFDGDQMAVHLPLGPEAILEAQLLMLASHNILNPANGSPITVPSQDMVLGLYYMTKLRKSTPERKIVGEGLTFYSAEEVVMAYNEKKIELNASMKIRAMDFNEEGKLVPQIIETTVGRVLFNEKVPAAAGYINKVLTKKSLRNIIGDILRVTDIPTTADFLDEIKGLGYGFAFRGGLSFSLGDIIIPKEKQSLIDNANKEVDKITASYNMGLITNNERYNQVIDRWTTTNANLTELSMKHISEDQQGFNSVYMMLDSGARGSKEQIRQLTGMRGLMAKPKKSTAGGGEIIENPILSNFKEGLSILEYFISTHGARKGLADTALKTADAGYLTRRLVDVSQDVIVNIHDCETLRGVDVMALKKNEDVVEPLKERILGRVALQNVYNPLTEDVLVEAGQEISEEIAQIIEDSPVESVEVRSPLTCEAKKGICAKCYGRNLSTNKMVQIGEAVGVVAAQSIGEPGTQLTLRTFHLGGVAGNISDENQLLAKFGGVAEIEELKTVKAEASDGKITNVVISRTSEIKVIDKKTGITLSTNNISYGSTIFVKNGDVVKAGDVITQWDPYNGSIISEFGGKIQFENIEQGITFQVEIDEQTGFQEKVISESRNKKLIPTLQILDKKGEIQRSYNLPVGSHLMVEDNEKIEVGKVLVKIPRKSSKTGDITGGLPRVTELFEARNPSNPAVVSEIDGVISFGKIKRGNREIIVESKFEDVRKYLVKLSNQILVQENDYVRAGMPLSDGSITPNDILNIKGPSAVQQYLVNEVQEVYRLQGVKINDKHFEVIIRQMMRKVRIGDPGDTIFLENQLIHKSDFIRENDNLYGQKVVEDAGDSENFKPGQILSPRELRDENSVLRRADKQLVSAREVVPATATPILQGITRASLQTKSFISAASFQETTKVLNEAAVSGKIDTLEGLKENVIVGHRIPAGTGMRKYDDIIVGSKEEYNEIMAAKHEINF